One segment of Candidatus Eisenbacteria bacterium DNA contains the following:
- a CDS encoding OB-fold nucleic acid binding domain-containing protein has product MTATRNSFLRTCLTVLILAAGSCLAGCQGVTSIKSVLDDPSQYTTESVRIAGRVTSSAGLLGVGAYKIDDGTGSIAVVSGSSGAPREGAEVVVEGKVKAAFTLGTESATVLIEERRKTR; this is encoded by the coding sequence ATGACCGCGACTCGCAACTCCTTCCTCCGGACCTGCCTCACGGTCCTCATCCTGGCCGCAGGTTCCTGCCTGGCGGGATGCCAGGGAGTGACTTCCATCAAGTCCGTGCTCGACGATCCTTCGCAGTACACCACCGAGTCCGTGCGGATCGCGGGCCGGGTAACCTCCTCCGCCGGGCTGCTCGGTGTCGGCGCCTACAAGATCGATGACGGAACGGGCAGCATTGCGGTGGTGAGTGGAAGCAGTGGCGCGCCTCGGGAGGGAGCGGAAGTGGTGGTCGAGGGGAAGGTGAAGGCCGCCTTTACCCTGGGGACCGAGTCCGCCACGGTGCTGATCGAGGAACGGCGCAAGACGCGGTAA
- a CDS encoding TonB-dependent receptor: MTMRAYPSGWPVAPALLLALVTALAPAGRSAAPSDYTEMSLEELAAIPVYAASRCEQSPAEAPASVSIITADDFRKFGYRSLAEALRSVRGVYITYDRNYSAVGLRGFSRPGDVNSRVLVLVDGHRVTENIYDSSYLGNDFLIAVDLIERVEIVRGPGSSLFGSNAFFGVINVVTKHGAGLNGARVSVDAGSHGTRGGLIRYGRSFSSGVDLVLSGSLFESDGPGSLYFPEFDLPHLNHGRAIGLDYERSHQLFASLTWRDLSLQVAYGSRKKGVPTASYDSYFSDSREQTVDALGYVDLKLEHQDSRGLTVLARVNFNRYRYDGTYPVGDNFTAGPSDVALNTDDVLGQWLGAEFQLGHAVSERHRLTVGAEFRRNFNQDALNYDSSPYALYSDLHHRSSHWGVFGQDEWTPVAAVTLLIGLRQDHCDPFGSILNPRGALVVRLREGLRVKLLHGEAYRAPNLFETYVEDPSTRANPSLRPEKIRTTEFVVEQRIRNTFSLTASAYTSRIDDLVNQATDPETGLEYSENLDMARARGFEFELRGAAASGLRGSASLALQRTEDSRTGRRLDNSPARLGKLNLVLPLAGEVTAGVEVQTSSTAQTLTGKESPPYWLMNLTLSGRDLFKGLSFSASVYNLFDERYSVPGGAQHVQDTIEQDGRSIRVNVGRAF, encoded by the coding sequence ATGACCATGCGCGCTTATCCATCCGGCTGGCCGGTTGCGCCGGCCCTGTTGCTCGCCCTGGTGACGGCGCTTGCCCCGGCGGGCCGGTCCGCCGCTCCGTCCGACTACACCGAAATGAGTCTGGAGGAACTCGCCGCCATTCCCGTCTACGCCGCCTCCCGCTGCGAACAGAGCCCGGCCGAGGCCCCCGCCTCGGTGAGCATCATCACGGCCGACGATTTCCGAAAGTTCGGCTACCGGAGCCTCGCCGAAGCGTTGCGCAGCGTGCGTGGGGTCTACATCACCTATGATCGCAACTACTCCGCCGTCGGCCTGCGGGGGTTCAGCAGGCCGGGCGACGTGAACAGCCGCGTGCTCGTGCTGGTGGACGGTCACCGGGTGACCGAGAACATCTACGACAGCAGCTACCTGGGCAACGATTTCCTGATCGCGGTCGACCTGATCGAGCGTGTCGAGATCGTGCGTGGCCCGGGTTCGTCGCTCTTCGGCAGCAACGCCTTCTTCGGCGTGATCAACGTGGTGACGAAGCACGGGGCGGGGCTGAACGGCGCCCGGGTTTCGGTCGACGCGGGTAGTCACGGTACTCGCGGTGGCCTGATCCGGTACGGGCGATCCTTCTCCAGCGGAGTCGACCTGGTGTTGTCCGGCTCGCTGTTCGAGAGCGACGGTCCCGGGTCACTGTACTTCCCCGAGTTCGATCTGCCGCACCTCAATCACGGTCGGGCCATCGGGCTCGACTACGAGCGCTCGCACCAGCTGTTTGCATCCCTGACCTGGCGGGACCTGTCCCTGCAGGTCGCCTACGGGTCGCGCAAGAAGGGTGTCCCCACGGCATCGTACGATTCCTACTTCAGCGATTCACGGGAACAGACGGTGGACGCGCTTGGCTACGTGGACTTGAAGCTCGAACACCAGGACTCTCGCGGTCTGACGGTCCTGGCGCGGGTGAACTTCAATCGCTACAGGTACGACGGCACCTACCCAGTGGGTGACAACTTCACTGCCGGGCCGAGCGACGTGGCTCTCAACACGGACGACGTCCTGGGCCAGTGGCTCGGCGCCGAGTTCCAGCTGGGACACGCGGTCTCGGAACGTCACCGGCTGACCGTGGGGGCGGAGTTTCGCAGGAACTTCAACCAGGACGCCCTGAACTACGACTCGTCCCCGTACGCGCTGTACTCCGACCTGCACCATCGCAGCAGCCACTGGGGGGTGTTCGGCCAGGATGAATGGACCCCGGTCGCCGCTGTCACGCTTCTCATCGGGCTGCGCCAGGACCACTGTGACCCGTTCGGGAGCATCCTCAATCCCCGTGGAGCGCTCGTGGTCCGGCTCCGGGAAGGACTCCGGGTCAAGCTCCTCCACGGAGAGGCCTACCGGGCCCCTAATCTCTTTGAGACCTACGTGGAGGATCCATCGACGCGAGCCAATCCGTCGCTGAGACCGGAGAAGATCCGGACGACGGAATTCGTCGTGGAGCAGAGGATCAGGAACACCTTCTCCCTCACGGCCTCCGCCTACACCAGTCGAATCGACGACCTGGTCAACCAGGCCACGGATCCCGAGACCGGCCTGGAGTACAGCGAAAACCTGGACATGGCGCGGGCGCGGGGATTCGAGTTTGAACTGAGAGGTGCTGCGGCCTCCGGTCTGAGAGGAAGCGCCAGCCTGGCTCTTCAGCGGACCGAGGACTCGCGGACTGGTCGCCGGCTCGACAACTCCCCCGCTCGCCTGGGCAAGCTCAACCTCGTCCTTCCGCTTGCCGGCGAGGTGACCGCCGGAGTGGAAGTCCAGACTTCAAGCACCGCTCAGACCCTCACCGGGAAGGAATCTCCTCCGTATTGGCTCATGAACCTCACGTTGTCCGGACGGGACCTGTTCAAGGGCCTGAGCTTCTCCGCCTCCGTCTACAACCTATTTGACGAACGCTACTCTGTCCCCGGCGGAGCCCAGCACGTTCAGGACACCATCGAACAGGATGGCCGCAGCATCCGGGTGAACGTGGGAAGGGCATTCTAG
- a CDS encoding YfiR family protein, producing the protein MKIGFLYNFTRFVEWPRDAFEHELSPLVIGIAGDQSMAALFASVLANKPAGGRHVEVRHIPDSGKIPNCHVLFLRAASRRKAPEVANELAGRHVLLVGEEDRFLARGGMVNFLMSSDRVRFEINLAPVRKCGLVLDSKLVGVAERVLQREGAGE; encoded by the coding sequence GTGAAGATTGGCTTCCTGTACAACTTCACCAGGTTCGTGGAGTGGCCCCGGGATGCGTTCGAGCACGAGCTGTCGCCGCTCGTGATCGGGATCGCCGGGGACCAGTCCATGGCCGCACTGTTCGCTTCCGTCCTGGCGAACAAGCCCGCGGGTGGCCGCCACGTCGAGGTTCGCCACATACCCGACTCCGGGAAGATCCCGAACTGCCACGTGCTGTTCCTCCGGGCCGCGAGCCGCCGAAAGGCGCCCGAAGTGGCGAATGAGCTGGCCGGACGTCACGTCCTGCTCGTGGGGGAGGAGGACCGCTTCCTCGCACGGGGTGGAATGGTGAACTTCCTCATGAGTTCCGACCGCGTCAGATTCGAGATCAACCTCGCCCCGGTGCGGAAGTGCGGACTGGTCCTGGATTCCAAGCTGGTTGGCGTTGCCGAGAGAGTCCTCCAACGAGAGGGCGCCGGCGAGTAG
- a CDS encoding choice-of-anchor D domain-containing protein — MLTRKLPALLLLGAIAAIPFLGSCKSSTVTNPPVCATSPASLDFGTVSVGTTADRTITVKNTGGGTLSGTVSVACSQYSLVGSGSYGLGAGDSARFTVRFAPTAVGVKLCSVYTGCDSIHVTGTGAISATPVCTVSPATLTFPTVTVGQTSDLTFTITNVGGGTLTGTVTATGCPGFTVVGDASYSLATNQAKTVTVRYAPTGAGPQNCSINPGTGCSPVNATGTGQPAPACQVSTASLDFGSVTVGHTSDKIFSITNSGGGTLTGTVSLSECGGFSLVGDASYSLTASQSKTFTVRFAPTSEGEPAKAQFRERRGVRLLDARLQSCTVATGCGTINASGTGIAASACQVNPTSLAFGAVTVGQTSDKTFTLTNTGGGTLSGTVSTGGCAGFSIVGDATYSLSGSQSKTFTVRYAPTGAGAQNCNINAGAGCSSVGATGTGQLAPVCQVSTATLNFGSVTVGQTADRTFTITNTGGGTLTGTVATSGCSGFSVVGDATYSLGAGLNKIFTIRFAPTSAGKPVEPQFLKQLRRWIGRPQGSGVQSCTVTTGCSSVSATGTGVSAVVCAVLPTALNFGSVTVGQTSDRTFTITNNGGAAMSGTVSLSCANFSIVGSAAYNLSPGQAATITVRYAPTSVAVQNCTINVGGTCGSVAASGAGVASVTCQPTSGSSYFGTWLMVDSIYTCAGVLQTVYRDTVVFCENYPNGGGTPDSSPVGDSTFTMSCAVTKCTSSEFQEECSGAATNAGCTTTINLVIKETIAPNAISAVITTNVSYAGNCSGLQGYCTITGAHLTKISSDTTNCGRVSTGGGGSLTLSCKVNGVSWTGTGAGGTLVSAGGVNFLQLFADRASDASTLGLSINSASPITATTYTTLTGANADFTQGEAAYFGDESTQITITSLNSSAKTLAGTFQFNGVPGGAGSPVSITEGTFSGTYVSFGAPRIGSPRWIARRLLGSRR, encoded by the coding sequence GTGCTGACTCGAAAACTGCCTGCGCTGTTGCTGCTGGGCGCCATCGCCGCGATTCCGTTCCTCGGATCGTGCAAGTCCAGCACCGTCACCAATCCCCCGGTTTGCGCGACTTCCCCGGCGAGCCTCGATTTCGGCACCGTCTCGGTCGGGACGACCGCGGATCGTACCATCACGGTGAAGAACACCGGCGGAGGCACGCTGAGTGGCACCGTCAGCGTGGCGTGCAGCCAGTACAGCCTGGTGGGCTCCGGCAGCTACGGTCTCGGTGCGGGTGATTCCGCCCGGTTCACGGTGCGCTTCGCTCCGACCGCGGTCGGGGTCAAGCTCTGCTCCGTCTACACCGGCTGCGACTCCATCCACGTCACGGGAACGGGGGCGATCTCCGCGACGCCGGTGTGCACCGTGTCGCCGGCGACGCTGACCTTCCCGACCGTCACGGTCGGTCAGACCTCGGACCTGACCTTCACGATCACCAACGTGGGAGGCGGGACGCTCACCGGTACAGTCACCGCCACCGGCTGCCCCGGCTTCACCGTGGTGGGTGACGCGAGCTACAGCCTCGCGACGAACCAGGCCAAGACCGTCACCGTCCGCTATGCGCCCACGGGCGCGGGCCCCCAGAACTGCAGCATCAATCCGGGCACGGGTTGTTCGCCGGTGAACGCCACCGGTACGGGCCAGCCCGCACCGGCGTGCCAGGTGAGCACCGCGTCCCTGGACTTCGGTTCGGTGACGGTGGGACACACGTCGGACAAGATCTTCAGCATCACGAATTCCGGGGGTGGAACGCTGACCGGGACGGTCTCCTTGAGCGAGTGCGGCGGATTCAGCCTGGTGGGGGATGCCAGCTACAGCCTGACCGCGTCGCAGTCGAAGACGTTCACCGTCCGGTTTGCCCCGACGTCGGAGGGCGAGCCGGCGAAGGCGCAATTCCGGGAACGGCGCGGGGTGCGCCTGCTCGATGCCCGGCTCCAGTCGTGCACGGTGGCGACCGGGTGCGGAACGATCAATGCCAGCGGCACCGGAATCGCAGCCTCGGCCTGCCAGGTCAATCCCACGTCGCTGGCATTCGGAGCGGTGACCGTGGGGCAGACCTCGGACAAGACGTTCACGCTGACGAACACGGGGGGCGGCACGCTTTCCGGGACCGTTTCCACCGGGGGGTGCGCCGGATTCAGCATCGTGGGTGACGCCACCTACAGCCTCTCCGGCAGCCAGTCGAAGACCTTCACGGTGCGTTACGCGCCCACCGGCGCGGGGGCCCAGAACTGCAACATCAACGCCGGAGCGGGCTGTTCGAGCGTGGGCGCGACCGGCACGGGTCAGCTTGCGCCTGTGTGCCAGGTGAGCACCGCCACGCTGAACTTCGGATCGGTGACCGTGGGGCAGACGGCGGACAGGACCTTCACCATCACGAACACCGGTGGTGGAACGCTCACGGGCACCGTGGCCACCAGCGGCTGTTCGGGATTCAGCGTGGTGGGAGACGCCACCTACAGTTTGGGCGCCGGGCTCAACAAGATCTTCACCATCCGGTTCGCGCCCACATCTGCCGGGAAGCCCGTGGAGCCGCAGTTCCTGAAGCAGTTGCGCCGCTGGATCGGACGGCCCCAGGGCTCGGGGGTCCAGAGCTGCACCGTCACCACGGGTTGCAGTTCGGTAAGCGCGACCGGCACCGGCGTGAGCGCGGTGGTGTGCGCGGTTCTTCCCACCGCCCTGAACTTCGGCTCGGTCACCGTGGGGCAGACTTCGGACCGCACATTCACCATCACCAACAACGGTGGCGCAGCGATGTCGGGCACGGTCTCGCTCTCCTGCGCCAACTTCAGCATCGTGGGATCCGCCGCCTACAACCTCAGTCCGGGGCAGGCGGCGACCATCACCGTGCGCTACGCTCCCACCAGCGTCGCGGTGCAGAATTGCACCATCAACGTGGGCGGAACGTGCGGGTCCGTCGCGGCGAGCGGGGCGGGGGTTGCCTCCGTCACCTGCCAGCCCACCAGCGGATCGTCCTACTTCGGGACCTGGTTGATGGTGGACTCCATCTACACCTGCGCCGGGGTGCTGCAGACTGTCTACCGCGACACCGTGGTGTTCTGCGAGAACTACCCCAACGGGGGCGGCACTCCGGACAGCTCGCCCGTGGGAGACAGCACGTTCACCATGAGCTGTGCGGTGACCAAGTGCACCAGCTCCGAGTTCCAGGAGGAGTGCAGCGGCGCCGCCACCAACGCGGGCTGCACCACCACGATCAACCTCGTGATCAAGGAGACGATCGCCCCGAATGCGATTTCCGCCGTGATCACCACCAACGTGAGCTATGCCGGCAACTGCTCCGGGCTGCAGGGCTACTGCACCATCACGGGGGCGCACCTCACCAAGATCAGCTCCGATACCACCAACTGTGGCAGGGTGTCCACGGGAGGAGGAGGGAGCCTGACCTTGAGCTGCAAAGTGAACGGCGTCTCCTGGACCGGCACCGGGGCGGGGGGCACGCTCGTCTCTGCGGGCGGCGTCAACTTCCTTCAGTTGTTCGCCGACAGGGCATCGGACGCGAGTACCCTCGGCCTGTCGATCAACTCGGCCTCGCCGATCACAGCAACGACCTACACGACGCTCACCGGTGCCAACGCGGACTTCACCCAGGGCGAGGCAGCGTACTTCGGGGACGAGTCCACGCAGATCACCATCACCAGCCTGAACAGCTCGGCGAAGACCCTTGCCGGGACGTTCCAGTTCAACGGCGTCCCGGGCGGGGCCGGCAGCCCGGTCAGCATCACGGAGGGCACGTTCAGCGGCACGTACGTATCGTTCGGCGCCCCCAGGATCGGTTCGCCGAGGTGGATTGCCCGCCGCCTGCTCGGCAGCCGACGGTAG
- a CDS encoding DEAD/DEAH box helicase yields MRSADTRTGTPSAVLRASATRIEDTEAFATLRSLAHGKTLAVPESLLVKHILQLTRQADWPVQRAAMEALLRRCASVKDDELRIATRPRGGVVLGLYTTRRARGTARPYTTLLDSIDPIRGSCDCPDFLRSSLALCKHLLAVIDSLAARPKRFAGLMVMSAARPAANSLRLIWDPVRPLTGEGDWLARVRLIGRDRNRSGAPAPPARLARWFRSEGASTFVLADPHAGQPEERAALVAELLPSLDRPSAATRGGLTLHDPALRALLRAERERLAHVTADRNVGGELKRRLRTLRRKLYPYQHEGVQRFLATGRLLLADDMGLGKTAQAIAACHALWHAGRVRRGLIIAPASLKSQWLREWRLFTDAPVEIVEGGQEQRREFYDARRAGFLIANYEQVLRDLETMNAWAPEIVVLDEAQRIKNWATRTAACVKRLRPHYRLVLTGTPMENRLEELASIFEWVDDHALEPKWRLAPLHSVYGDGSKEASGARNLDTLRTRLAPCMLRRLRRDVLKQLPPRTDTVVPVELTEEQREAHDDLSQPIARLAATAQRRPLTQPEFLRLMSLLATQRMIANGMAQTQFTQMWPRIARVTRPDAALLRSLCSPKLLELREIVDQVAVQQERKVVVFSQWRRMLTLAHWVTRPLLADHGLRAVFFTGEERLNHRTRNLVGFHDDPMTRILFATDAGGVGLNLQRAASCCVNLELPWNPAVLEQRVGRIHRLGQPLPIEVYNLVSQDCIESRIASLVSDKRALFQGLFDGGSDEIRFERSGSFLSTIERIVEASPAPDPQEANESAADAPEASEREIEAVVSAADESGDVLRGPVIPADRVPSAAPTGEVLPAAEIRRLFTQLEISQTEQGRLRIEASPDAAASLVALFEGLAGLLRVKSTEG; encoded by the coding sequence GTGCGCAGCGCCGACACGCGCACCGGGACCCCCTCCGCTGTCCTGCGCGCGAGCGCGACCCGCATTGAGGACACCGAGGCCTTCGCTACCTTGCGCTCGCTCGCGCATGGAAAGACCTTGGCAGTTCCCGAGTCCCTGCTGGTGAAGCACATCCTCCAGCTCACCCGGCAGGCGGACTGGCCCGTGCAGCGCGCGGCCATGGAAGCGCTCCTGCGGCGCTGCGCTTCGGTCAAGGACGACGAGTTGCGGATCGCCACGCGCCCCCGGGGCGGCGTCGTGCTCGGTCTGTATACGACCCGCCGGGCTCGGGGGACGGCTCGGCCCTACACGACTCTCCTTGATTCAATTGACCCGATTCGTGGGAGCTGCGACTGCCCGGACTTCCTGCGCAGCTCGCTCGCGCTATGCAAGCACTTGCTGGCGGTGATCGATTCGCTCGCAGCGCGGCCGAAACGGTTCGCGGGCCTGATGGTGATGTCCGCCGCGCGTCCCGCCGCCAACTCGCTGCGTCTGATATGGGACCCGGTCCGCCCGCTGACCGGCGAGGGAGACTGGCTGGCGCGCGTGCGTCTCATTGGACGGGATCGCAACCGGAGCGGTGCCCCGGCGCCTCCGGCGCGCCTCGCGCGATGGTTCAGGAGCGAAGGGGCTTCTACGTTCGTGCTTGCGGACCCCCATGCCGGCCAGCCCGAAGAGCGGGCGGCGCTGGTCGCTGAATTGCTGCCCTCGCTGGACCGTCCCTCCGCCGCCACGCGCGGGGGCCTCACGCTCCATGACCCCGCGCTTCGCGCGTTGCTCCGGGCCGAGCGCGAGCGTCTCGCCCACGTGACGGCCGACCGTAATGTCGGCGGCGAACTCAAGCGCCGCCTGCGGACGCTCAGGCGCAAGCTCTACCCCTATCAGCACGAGGGTGTGCAGCGCTTCCTTGCGACCGGGCGCCTGCTCCTGGCGGACGACATGGGGCTGGGAAAGACCGCCCAGGCCATTGCCGCCTGCCACGCGCTGTGGCACGCCGGCAGAGTGCGGCGCGGCTTGATCATAGCGCCGGCGAGCCTGAAGTCGCAGTGGCTTCGCGAGTGGCGCCTGTTCACGGACGCACCGGTAGAGATCGTGGAGGGGGGCCAGGAGCAGCGCCGTGAGTTCTACGACGCGCGCCGCGCGGGATTCCTCATTGCGAACTACGAGCAGGTCCTGCGGGACCTCGAGACGATGAACGCCTGGGCTCCCGAGATCGTCGTTCTCGACGAGGCGCAGCGCATCAAGAACTGGGCGACCAGGACCGCCGCCTGCGTGAAGAGGCTGCGACCGCACTACCGGCTGGTGCTCACCGGAACGCCGATGGAGAACCGGTTGGAGGAGTTGGCTTCGATCTTCGAATGGGTGGACGATCACGCACTCGAGCCCAAGTGGAGGCTCGCTCCCCTGCACTCGGTCTACGGTGACGGCTCGAAGGAGGCGAGCGGCGCGCGCAACCTCGACACGCTGCGCACGCGCCTCGCTCCGTGCATGCTGCGACGGCTGCGGCGCGACGTCCTGAAGCAGCTCCCGCCACGCACCGACACAGTGGTTCCGGTCGAGCTCACCGAAGAGCAGCGCGAGGCGCACGACGACCTCAGCCAGCCGATCGCGCGCCTGGCGGCTACTGCACAGCGCCGGCCGCTCACGCAGCCGGAGTTCCTGCGGCTGATGAGCCTGCTGGCGACGCAGCGCATGATCGCGAACGGCATGGCGCAGACCCAGTTCACTCAGATGTGGCCGAGAATCGCGCGCGTCACGCGCCCAGACGCAGCGCTCTTGAGGAGCCTGTGCAGCCCTAAACTCCTCGAGCTCCGCGAGATCGTGGATCAAGTCGCCGTACAGCAGGAACGCAAGGTGGTCGTGTTCAGCCAGTGGCGGCGCATGCTGACTCTCGCTCACTGGGTGACGCGCCCGCTGCTGGCCGACCACGGGCTCCGGGCCGTGTTCTTCACCGGCGAGGAGCGGCTGAATCACCGCACCAGGAACCTCGTGGGCTTTCATGATGACCCGATGACTCGCATTCTCTTCGCCACCGACGCCGGCGGCGTCGGGCTCAACCTGCAGCGGGCGGCGAGCTGCTGCGTGAATCTGGAGCTACCCTGGAACCCGGCCGTGCTCGAGCAGCGCGTCGGGCGCATTCACCGGCTGGGTCAGCCCCTGCCGATCGAGGTGTACAACCTGGTGAGCCAGGATTGCATCGAGTCGCGGATCGCCTCGCTGGTCTCGGACAAGCGGGCACTGTTTCAAGGCCTCTTCGACGGCGGAAGCGACGAGATACGGTTCGAGCGCTCGGGCTCATTCCTCTCGACGATCGAGCGCATCGTCGAAGCCTCGCCCGCCCCCGATCCGCAGGAGGCCAACGAGTCCGCCGCGGACGCCCCGGAGGCCAGCGAGCGCGAGATCGAGGCGGTCGTGTCGGCCGCTGACGAGTCCGGCGACGTCTTGCGGGGCCCAGTGATCCCGGCCGACCGCGTCCCATCCGCTGCCCCCACCGGCGAGGTCCTGCCGGCGGCGGAGATCCGGCGTCTCTTCACCCAGCTTGAGATCAGTCAGACTGAGCAGGGCAGGCTCCGCATCGAGGCCTCTCCGGATGCCGCCGCCAGCTTGGTCGCGCTCTTCGAAGGGCTGGCGGGGCTTCTGCGGGTGAAGTCCACCGAGGGGTGA